From a single Couchioplanes caeruleus genomic region:
- a CDS encoding exosporium protein, with protein MKPSKKRIGIAAVSVSALVLGSAAAAAAAGTFDATPSNTIYACTNKKTGAVRVIDHAAGRRCTSAETLITWNRVGPQGRTGATGPRGLEGVPGIQGLPGATGATGKTGATGATGATGATGATGATGATGMDGLSAFELWLQNGNSGTVGDFLASLVGERGADGLSAYQLWLANGHAGTIDDFLASLVGAQGETGATGAQGFDGKSAYELWGQSHNGTLDDFLLSLVGAKGDTGATGAQGEKGDTGATGAQGEKGDTGATGAQGEKGDTGATGASAFEVWRSLDGNADGTVTEFLAGLVGAQGAVGPQGPMGPQGQQGLPGDKGDTGAQGEKGDTGAQGETGATGAQGETGATGPQGEVGPMGPQGEIGPIGPQGETGAMGPQGEKGDTGAAGPKGDTGSAGPKGDTGPAGAKGDTGSAGPKGDTGAKGESGADGVSGWQLVTASAGNSSSTASCPNGKKVIGGGVNSSNSATIGASYPSSQSAWTVTNRSGTGSVTAYAICATVN; from the coding sequence ATGAAACCCTCGAAGAAGCGCATCGGCATCGCCGCCGTCTCGGTGTCGGCCCTGGTCCTCGGATCCGCCGCGGCAGCGGCCGCAGCCGGCACCTTCGACGCGACGCCGTCGAACACCATCTACGCCTGCACCAACAAGAAGACCGGCGCGGTACGCGTCATCGACCACGCCGCCGGCCGCCGCTGCACGTCAGCCGAAACCCTCATCACCTGGAACCGCGTGGGCCCCCAGGGCCGGACCGGAGCGACGGGCCCCCGCGGCCTCGAGGGCGTACCCGGCATCCAGGGCCTCCCCGGCGCCACCGGCGCAACCGGCAAGACCGGCGCCACTGGCGCGACCGGCGCCACTGGCGCGACCGGCGCGACCGGCGCGACCGGGGCGACCGGCATGGATGGGCTCTCCGCCTTCGAACTGTGGCTGCAGAACGGCAACAGCGGTACGGTCGGCGACTTCCTGGCATCACTGGTGGGCGAGCGCGGCGCGGACGGCCTCTCGGCCTACCAGCTCTGGCTGGCCAACGGCCACGCCGGCACCATCGACGACTTCCTCGCCTCCCTCGTCGGAGCCCAGGGCGAAACCGGCGCCACGGGCGCACAGGGCTTCGACGGCAAGTCCGCATACGAGCTCTGGGGCCAGTCCCACAACGGCACCCTCGACGACTTCCTCCTGTCCCTGGTAGGCGCCAAGGGCGACACCGGCGCAACCGGCGCCCAGGGCGAGAAGGGCGACACCGGCGCAACCGGCGCCCAGGGCGAGAAGGGCGACACCGGCGCAACCGGCGCCCAGGGCGAGAAGGGCGACACCGGCGCGACCGGCGCGTCGGCCTTCGAGGTATGGCGCTCGTTGGACGGCAACGCCGACGGCACCGTGACCGAGTTCCTGGCCGGCCTCGTCGGAGCGCAGGGCGCGGTGGGCCCGCAGGGTCCGATGGGCCCGCAGGGCCAGCAGGGCCTGCCCGGCGACAAGGGCGACACCGGTGCCCAGGGCGAGAAGGGCGACACCGGCGCCCAAGGTGAGACCGGCGCAACCGGCGCCCAGGGCGAAACCGGCGCGACGGGCCCGCAGGGCGAGGTCGGCCCGATGGGTCCCCAGGGCGAGATCGGCCCGATCGGCCCCCAGGGCGAGACCGGCGCCATGGGTCCCCAAGGCGAGAAGGGCGACACCGGAGCCGCGGGCCCGAAGGGTGACACCGGCTCGGCAGGCCCGAAGGGCGACACCGGCCCGGCCGGCGCCAAGGGTGACACCGGCTCGGCAGGCCCCAAGGGCGACACCGGCGCCAAGGGCGAGAGCGGCGCGGATGGCGTGAGTGGCTGGCAGCTCGTGACGGCCTCGGCCGGCAACAGCTCCTCCACCGCCTCCTGCCCGAACGGCAAGAAGGTGATCGGCGGCGGCGTCAACAGCTCCAACAGCGCCACGATCGGCGCGAGCTACCCCTCGTCGCAGTCGGCCTGGACGGTCACCAACCGCTCCGGCACCGGCTCCGTGACGGCGTACGCAATCTGCGCCACGGTCAACTG